The Pseudomonas sp. R4-35-07 genome contains a region encoding:
- the radC gene encoding DNA repair protein RadC, translated as MSIRDWPAAERPREKLLEWGAASLSDAELLAIFLRTGVSGRSAVDLARHLLAQFGGLRPLLEASQTLFNQQLGLGPAKFAQLQAVLEMSRRHMAERLRNDSVLESPLAVREYLKALLRHETHEVFGCLFLDSKHRVLGFEALSHGTIDTAVVYPRQVVKRALAYNAAALILCHNHPSGSADPSAADRKLTKVLQKALEMVDVRVLDHIIVGDGDPLSMAEYGWM; from the coding sequence ATGAGTATTCGCGATTGGCCTGCTGCCGAGCGGCCGCGAGAGAAGCTTTTGGAGTGGGGCGCGGCCAGTCTGTCCGATGCCGAATTGCTGGCGATCTTCCTGCGCACCGGAGTGTCTGGCAGGAGTGCGGTGGACCTGGCGCGCCATTTATTGGCGCAATTCGGCGGCCTGCGCCCGCTGCTGGAAGCCAGCCAGACGCTGTTCAATCAGCAGTTGGGCCTGGGGCCGGCGAAGTTTGCCCAGTTGCAGGCGGTACTGGAAATGTCCCGGCGCCATATGGCCGAGCGCCTGCGCAACGATTCGGTGCTGGAGAGTCCGCTGGCCGTGCGCGAATACCTCAAGGCGCTGCTGCGTCATGAAACTCACGAGGTGTTTGGCTGCCTGTTTCTCGACTCCAAACATCGAGTGCTGGGTTTCGAAGCGCTGTCCCACGGCACTATCGATACGGCTGTGGTCTATCCCCGGCAAGTGGTCAAGCGCGCGCTGGCGTACAACGCGGCGGCATTGATCCTGTGCCACAACCATCCTTCGGGAAGCGCGGATCCAAGCGCCGCTGATCGAAAGTTGACCAAAGTTCTCCAGAAGGCCTTGGAAATGGTGGACGTGCGGGTGCTGGATCACATCATCGTGGGTGATGGTGATCCGTTGTCGATGGCGGAATATGGATGGATGTGA
- the coaBC gene encoding bifunctional phosphopantothenoylcysteine decarboxylase/phosphopantothenate--cysteine ligase CoaBC gives MQRLYRKRIVLGVGGGIAAYKSAELVRRLLDQGAEVRVVMTRGGSEFITPLTMQALSGHPVHLDLLDPAAEAAMGHIELAKWADLVLIAPATADLIARLAQGIADDLLTTLVLATDATVAIAPAMNQAMWRDPATQANTQLLQSRGLKVFGPASGSQACGDVGMGRMLEATDLALCAAECFQHLALTGKHVLITAGPTQENIDPVRYITNHSSGKMGFALAEAAVEAGARVTLITGPVHLPTPDRVTRIDVVSARDMLAACEAAIPCDLFIASAAVADYRPEVVAPQKLKKDPTSGDGLLLQMVRNPDILATIATRPDRPFSVGFAAETEHLLDYAARKLKDKNLDLIVANDVANPSIGFNSEENAISVIDRELHATVFAQTSKGKIARQLISFIAQRLNQV, from the coding sequence ATGCAGCGTCTGTATCGGAAACGCATCGTTCTCGGCGTCGGCGGCGGCATTGCCGCCTACAAGAGCGCAGAGCTGGTTCGCAGGCTCCTGGACCAAGGCGCCGAAGTGCGCGTGGTCATGACCCGTGGTGGCAGTGAGTTCATCACCCCGCTGACCATGCAGGCCTTGTCCGGCCACCCGGTTCACCTGGATCTGCTGGACCCGGCGGCCGAAGCCGCCATGGGCCATATCGAACTGGCCAAATGGGCCGACCTGGTCCTGATCGCGCCGGCTACCGCCGACCTGATCGCGCGCCTGGCCCAGGGCATCGCCGATGACCTGCTGACCACCCTGGTACTGGCCACCGACGCCACCGTCGCCATCGCCCCGGCGATGAACCAGGCCATGTGGCGCGACCCGGCCACCCAGGCCAACACCCAGCTTCTGCAAAGCCGTGGCCTCAAGGTCTTCGGCCCGGCGTCCGGCAGCCAGGCCTGCGGCGACGTCGGCATGGGCCGCATGCTCGAAGCCACCGACCTGGCGCTGTGCGCTGCCGAGTGCTTCCAGCACCTGGCCCTGACCGGCAAACACGTACTGATCACCGCTGGCCCGACCCAGGAAAACATCGACCCGGTGCGCTACATCACCAACCATAGCTCAGGAAAAATGGGCTTTGCCCTGGCTGAAGCTGCGGTTGAGGCAGGCGCACGGGTCACCCTGATCACCGGCCCGGTGCATTTGCCAACGCCTGATCGTGTGACGCGAATCGACGTAGTCAGCGCCAGGGACATGCTGGCGGCCTGTGAGGCTGCCATTCCGTGCGACCTGTTCATCGCCTCGGCAGCGGTTGCAGACTACCGACCGGAAGTCGTTGCGCCGCAAAAGCTCAAGAAAGACCCTACAAGCGGTGATGGCCTGCTCCTGCAAATGGTGCGCAACCCGGACATCCTGGCCACCATCGCCACCCGTCCGGATCGTCCGTTCAGCGTCGGTTTCGCCGCCGAGACCGAACATTTGCTGGACTACGCCGCACGCAAATTGAAAGACAAAAACCTCGATCTGATCGTTGCCAATGATGTCGCCAACCCGAGCATCGGCTTCAACAGCGAGGAAAATGCCATCAGCGTGATCGACCGCGAGTTGCACGCCACCGTTTTCGCCCAGACCAGCAAGGGCAAGATTGCCCGCCAACTGATCTCTTTTATCGCCCAACGGCTGAACCAGGTTTAA
- the dut gene encoding dUTP diphosphatase: MHALQAKILDPRIGSEFPLPAYATPGSAGLDLRAMLKQDTVLEPGQTLLIPTGLSIYVGDPGLAALILPRSGLGHKHGIVLGNLVGLIDSDYQGELMVSCWNRGQTAFNIAVGERIAQLVLVPVVQAHFELVQEFDETQRGAGGFGHSGSH; the protein is encoded by the coding sequence ATGCACGCTTTGCAAGCCAAGATCCTCGACCCCCGCATCGGTAGCGAATTTCCACTGCCGGCCTACGCTACCCCAGGCTCCGCTGGCCTGGACCTGCGCGCCATGCTCAAGCAAGACACCGTGCTCGAGCCGGGCCAGACCCTGCTGATCCCCACCGGCCTGTCGATCTACGTCGGCGACCCAGGCCTGGCAGCCCTGATCCTGCCGCGCTCGGGCCTGGGTCACAAACACGGCATCGTGCTGGGCAATCTGGTGGGCCTGATCGACTCCGACTACCAGGGTGAGTTGATGGTCTCGTGCTGGAACCGTGGCCAGACCGCGTTCAACATTGCTGTCGGCGAGCGTATTGCCCAACTGGTGCTGGTGCCGGTGGTACAGGCACATTTCGAACTGGTGCAGGAATTCGACGAAACCCAACGCGGCGCCGGCGGTTTCGGGCATTCCGGCAGCCACTGA
- the argB gene encoding acetylglutamate kinase: MTLEREAAANTAKVLSEALPYIRRYVGKTLVIKYGGNAMESDELKTGFARDIVMMKAVGINPVVVHGGGPQIGDLLKRLSIESHFIDGMRVTDAQTMDVVEMVLGGQVNKDIVNLINRHGGSAIGLTGKDAELIRAKKLTVTRQTPEMTQPEIIDIGQVGEVIGINTDLLNLLVKGDFIPVIAPIGVGVNGESYNINADLVAGKVAEALKAEKLMLLTNIAGLMDKQGKVLTGLTTQQVDELIADGTIYGGMLPKIRCALEAVQGGVGSSLILDGRVPNAILLEIFTDTGVGTLISNRKRS; this comes from the coding sequence ATGACCCTCGAACGCGAAGCCGCTGCCAACACCGCCAAGGTCCTGTCCGAAGCGTTGCCTTACATTCGACGCTACGTCGGCAAGACGCTGGTGATCAAGTACGGCGGCAATGCCATGGAAAGCGACGAGCTGAAAACCGGCTTTGCCCGCGACATCGTGATGATGAAAGCCGTGGGGATCAACCCGGTTGTCGTCCACGGTGGTGGACCGCAAATCGGCGATCTGCTCAAGCGCTTGTCGATCGAGAGTCACTTCATCGATGGCATGCGCGTCACTGACGCGCAGACCATGGACGTGGTGGAGATGGTGCTCGGTGGCCAGGTCAACAAAGACATCGTCAACCTGATCAACCGCCACGGCGGCAGCGCCATCGGCCTGACCGGCAAGGATGCGGAACTGATCCGCGCGAAAAAACTGACCGTGACCCGTCAGACCCCGGAGATGACCCAGCCGGAAATCATCGACATCGGCCAGGTGGGCGAAGTGATCGGCATCAACACCGATCTGCTCAACCTGCTGGTCAAGGGTGACTTCATCCCGGTGATCGCGCCCATCGGCGTGGGCGTCAACGGTGAGTCCTATAACATCAACGCCGACCTGGTGGCGGGCAAAGTGGCTGAGGCGCTGAAGGCTGAAAAGCTGATGCTGCTGACCAACATTGCCGGCCTGATGGACAAGCAAGGCAAGGTGTTGACCGGCCTGACCACCCAGCAGGTGGACGAGCTGATTGCCGACGGCACTATCTACGGCGGCATGCTGCCAAAAATCCGCTGCGCGCTGGAAGCCGTGCAAGGCGGCGTCGGCAGCTCGCTGATCCTCGACGGCCGGGTGCCAAATGCAATCCTGCTGGAAATCTTCACCGATACCGGTGTGGGTACGTTGATCAGCAATCGCAAGCGTTCTTAG
- the pyrE gene encoding orotate phosphoribosyltransferase → MQAYQRDFIRFAIDRGVLRFGEFTLKSGRTSPYFFNAGLFNSGSALAQLGRFYAAAIVESGISFDVLFGPAYKGIPLAAATAVALAEHHGQDLPWCFNRKEAKAHGEGGSLVGAPLTGDVLIIDDVITAGTAIREVMQIIASQDGAKAAGVLIALNRQERGNGELSAIQEVERDFGIPVVSIVSLNQVLQFLEDDPQLKQHLPAVKAYREQFGV, encoded by the coding sequence ATGCAGGCGTATCAACGCGATTTCATTCGTTTTGCCATCGATCGCGGGGTTTTGCGCTTCGGTGAGTTCACCCTCAAGTCCGGGCGCACCAGCCCGTATTTCTTCAATGCAGGCCTGTTCAACTCGGGTTCGGCCCTGGCTCAACTGGGGCGTTTCTACGCGGCGGCCATCGTTGAAAGCGGTATTTCCTTCGACGTACTGTTTGGCCCGGCCTACAAGGGCATTCCCCTGGCTGCGGCTACCGCGGTGGCGCTGGCGGAACATCACGGGCAGGACCTGCCGTGGTGCTTCAACCGCAAGGAAGCCAAGGCCCACGGCGAAGGTGGCAGCCTGGTGGGCGCGCCGCTGACGGGCGATGTGCTGATCATCGACGATGTGATCACCGCCGGCACCGCGATCCGCGAAGTGATGCAGATCATCGCTTCCCAGGACGGCGCCAAGGCGGCCGGCGTGCTGATCGCGCTGAACCGCCAGGAGCGTGGCAACGGCGAGTTGTCGGCGATCCAGGAAGTGGAGCGTGATTTCGGCATTCCGGTGGTGAGCATTGTGTCGTTGAACCAGGTGTTGCAGTTCCTGGAAGATGATCCGCAGCTCAAGCAGCACTTGCCGGCAGTTAAGGCGTATCGCGAGCAGTTTGGCGTCTGA
- a CDS encoding exodeoxyribonuclease III, giving the protein MRIISVNVNGIQAAVERGLLSWLQAQNADVICLQDTRASAFELDDPAFQLDGYFLYACDAEVPTQGGVALYSRLQPKAVISGLGFETADRYGRYLQADFDKVSIATLLLPSGQNGDEDLNQKFKLMDDFARYLDKQRRKRREYIYCGSLYVAQQKLDIKNWRDSQQSPGFLAPERAWMDEIVGNMGYVDALREVSREGDQYSWWPDNEQAEMLNLGWRFDYQLLTPGLRRFVRSARLPRQPRFSQHAPLIVDYDWTLTI; this is encoded by the coding sequence ATGCGGATCATCAGTGTGAACGTTAATGGTATTCAGGCTGCAGTCGAGCGTGGTTTGCTCAGTTGGCTGCAAGCACAGAATGCCGACGTCATCTGCCTGCAGGACACCCGCGCCTCCGCCTTTGAACTGGACGACCCAGCCTTCCAACTGGATGGCTACTTCCTTTATGCCTGCGATGCCGAAGTGCCCACCCAAGGTGGCGTGGCTTTGTACTCGCGGTTGCAACCCAAGGCGGTCATCAGCGGCCTCGGCTTCGAGACAGCCGACCGCTACGGGCGCTACCTGCAAGCCGATTTCGACAAGGTCAGCATCGCGACCTTGCTGCTTCCTTCGGGGCAGAACGGCGATGAAGACTTGAACCAGAAATTCAAGCTAATGGACGATTTCGCCCGTTATCTGGATAAACAGCGACGCAAACGTCGCGAGTACATTTATTGTGGCTCGCTGTACGTGGCGCAACAGAAGCTGGATATCAAGAACTGGCGCGACAGCCAGCAATCCCCTGGCTTCCTGGCGCCGGAACGGGCCTGGATGGACGAGATTGTCGGCAACATGGGCTATGTCGACGCCCTGCGCGAAGTCAGCCGCGAAGGCGACCAGTACAGCTGGTGGCCGGATAACGAACAGGCTGAAATGCTCAACCTGGGTTGGCGTTTCGACTACCAACTGCTGACCCCAGGTCTGCGCCGGTTCGTACGCAGTGCCCGCTTGCCGCGCCAGCCGCGCTTCTCGCAGCACGCACCACTGATCGTGGACTACGACTGGACCTTGACCATCTGA
- a CDS encoding DUF4870 domain-containing protein, with protein sequence MNDNSQMPVPAPSYEVRQGAMLCHLAAFLGFVFPFGSVVGPLILWQMKKEQDAFIDDQGKEALNFQITVAIAWIACIVLAFAVIGFFLMIALAIATVVLTIIGSIKANKGIAYRYPLTWRLVK encoded by the coding sequence ATGAATGACAACAGCCAAATGCCGGTGCCTGCGCCTTCCTATGAAGTGCGGCAGGGGGCGATGTTGTGCCATCTCGCGGCGTTTCTGGGGTTCGTGTTCCCTTTCGGCAGCGTTGTGGGGCCACTGATCCTGTGGCAGATGAAGAAGGAGCAGGATGCGTTTATTGATGATCAGGGCAAGGAAGCCCTGAATTTCCAGATCACCGTCGCCATCGCCTGGATCGCTTGCATCGTGCTGGCCTTCGCAGTGATTGGTTTCTTCCTGATGATTGCCCTGGCGATTGCCACGGTGGTGCTGACCATCATCGGCAGTATCAAGGCCAACAAGGGGATCGCCTATCGCTATCCTCTGACCTGGCGTCTGGTCAAATAA
- the rph gene encoding ribonuclease PH → MKRPSGRAADQLRSIRITRNYTKHAEGSVLVEFGDTKVICTVSVENGVPRFLKGQGQGWLTAEYGMLPRATGERNQREASRGKQGGRTLEIQRLIGRSLRAALDMTKLGDVTLYVDCDVIQADGGTRTASITGAMVALVDALKVIKKRGGLKGGDPLKQMIAAVSVGMYQGEPVLDLDYLEDSAAETDLNVVMTSTGGFIEVQGTAEGAPFQPAELNAMLALAQKGMSEIFELQNAALAD, encoded by the coding sequence ATGAAACGTCCAAGTGGTCGCGCTGCCGATCAGCTCCGCTCGATCCGCATCACCCGCAACTACACCAAACACGCCGAGGGGTCCGTACTGGTCGAGTTTGGCGATACCAAGGTCATCTGCACCGTCAGCGTCGAGAACGGCGTGCCGCGCTTCCTCAAAGGCCAGGGCCAGGGTTGGTTGACCGCTGAATACGGCATGCTGCCGCGCGCCACCGGCGAGCGTAACCAGCGTGAGGCCAGCCGTGGCAAACAGGGCGGGCGTACCCTGGAAATCCAGCGCCTGATCGGCCGCTCCCTGCGCGCGGCCCTGGACATGACCAAGCTGGGCGACGTGACCCTGTACGTCGATTGCGACGTGATCCAGGCCGACGGCGGCACCCGCACCGCGTCGATCACCGGCGCCATGGTGGCCCTGGTTGACGCACTGAAAGTGATCAAGAAGCGTGGCGGCCTCAAAGGCGGCGATCCGCTCAAGCAAATGATCGCCGCCGTCTCGGTCGGCATGTACCAGGGCGAGCCGGTGTTGGACCTGGACTACCTGGAAGACTCGGCCGCCGAGACCGACCTGAACGTGGTTATGACCAGCACCGGTGGTTTCATCGAAGTGCAGGGCACCGCCGAAGGCGCGCCGTTCCAGCCAGCTGAACTGAACGCCATGCTGGCCCTGGCGCAGAAAGGCATGAGCGAAATTTTCGAACTGCAGAACGCCGCACTGGCTGACTGA
- a CDS encoding YicC/YloC family endoribonuclease, which produces MVHSMTAFARVEKAGAQGTLSWELRSVNSRYLEPHLRLPESFRDLEGAVREALRQGISRGKLECTLRFTEETTGKPLQVDRDRAAQLVAAAETIASLIKQPAALNPLEVLAWPGVLVADATDPQALNAEALALFNLGLKELKAGREREGAELARLISERLSSIEEDVVTLRELVPQMLATQRQKVLDRFADMKADLDPVRLEQEMVLLAQKSDVAEELDRLSTHILEVRRVLKSGGAAGRRLDFLMQELNREANTLGSKAFDPRSTTAAVNLKVLIEQMREQVQNIE; this is translated from the coding sequence ATGGTGCACAGCATGACCGCCTTCGCCCGCGTCGAAAAAGCCGGCGCACAAGGCACCCTGAGCTGGGAACTGCGCTCGGTCAACAGCCGTTACCTGGAGCCGCATCTGCGCCTGCCGGAGTCGTTCCGCGACCTCGAGGGCGCCGTGCGTGAAGCGCTGCGCCAGGGCATTTCCCGCGGCAAGCTGGAATGCACCCTGCGCTTTACCGAAGAAACCACCGGCAAACCATTGCAGGTCGACCGCGACCGCGCCGCGCAACTGGTGGCTGCCGCTGAAACCATCGCCAGCCTGATCAAGCAGCCGGCCGCGCTGAACCCCCTGGAAGTGCTGGCCTGGCCCGGCGTGCTGGTGGCCGACGCCACCGACCCGCAAGCCCTCAACGCCGAGGCCCTGGCCCTGTTCAACCTGGGCCTCAAGGAACTCAAGGCCGGCCGCGAGCGTGAAGGCGCCGAGCTGGCGCGGTTGATCAGCGAGCGCTTGAGCTCAATCGAAGAAGACGTCGTCACCCTGCGTGAGCTGGTGCCGCAAATGCTCGCCACCCAGCGCCAGAAGGTCCTGGATCGCTTCGCCGACATGAAGGCCGACCTCGACCCCGTGCGCCTGGAGCAGGAAATGGTCCTGCTGGCACAAAAGAGTGATGTCGCCGAAGAGCTCGATCGCCTGAGCACCCACATCCTCGAAGTGCGCCGGGTGCTCAAGTCCGGTGGTGCCGCCGGTCGGCGCCTGGACTTCCTGATGCAGGAACTCAACCGCGAAGCCAATACACTGGGCTCCAAAGCGTTCGATCCGCGCAGCACCACGGCTGCGGTCAACCTCAAAGTGTTGATCGAGCAAATGCGCGAACAAGTACAGAATATTGAGTAA
- the gmk gene encoding guanylate kinase: MTHSTGTLYIISAPSGAGKSSLVKALTDADEQIRISVSHTTRAMRPGEVNGVHYHFVERTEFVKMIEHGDFLERAEVFGNLYGTSQSHLQQTLDEGHDLILEIDWQGAEQVRQLMPKARSIFILPPSLEALHQRLTNRGQDSNEIIEGRMREAVSEMSHYVDYDYLIINDDFAHALDDLKAIFRANQLQQKRQQQRFGKLLAELLG, from the coding sequence ATGACCCACAGCACCGGCACCCTTTACATCATTTCCGCCCCTTCGGGCGCGGGCAAGAGCAGCCTGGTCAAGGCCCTGACCGACGCTGACGAGCAGATCCGCATCTCGGTTTCCCACACCACGCGCGCCATGCGCCCGGGTGAAGTGAACGGCGTGCACTATCACTTCGTCGAGCGTACCGAGTTCGTCAAGATGATCGAGCACGGTGACTTCCTGGAGCGCGCCGAAGTATTCGGCAACCTCTATGGCACCTCGCAAAGTCATCTGCAGCAGACGCTGGATGAAGGCCATGACCTGATTCTGGAAATCGACTGGCAGGGCGCCGAACAAGTGCGCCAGCTGATGCCCAAGGCGCGTTCGATCTTCATCCTGCCGCCCTCGCTTGAAGCCCTGCACCAGCGCCTGACCAACCGCGGCCAGGACAGCAACGAGATCATCGAGGGCCGCATGCGCGAAGCCGTCAGCGAAATGAGCCACTACGTCGACTACGACTACCTGATCATCAACGACGATTTTGCCCACGCGCTGGATGATTTAAAGGCGATTTTCCGCGCCAACCAGCTGCAGCAAAAGCGTCAACAGCAGCGTTTCGGCAAATTACTCGCCGAACTGCTCGGCTGA
- the rpoZ gene encoding DNA-directed RNA polymerase subunit omega, giving the protein MARVTVEDCLEHVDNRFELVMLSTKRARQLATGGKEPLVQWENDKPTVVALREIAEGLMSYEFIANAEIVEDEPLFAAFEDESNEAV; this is encoded by the coding sequence ATGGCCCGCGTAACCGTTGAAGACTGCCTAGAACACGTGGATAACCGCTTTGAGCTGGTCATGCTCTCTACCAAGCGTGCCCGTCAACTGGCCACTGGCGGCAAAGAGCCCCTGGTCCAGTGGGAAAACGACAAGCCTACCGTTGTAGCCCTGCGTGAAATCGCAGAAGGCCTGATGAGCTATGAGTTCATCGCCAACGCTGAAATCGTTGAAGACGAACCGCTGTTCGCAGCGTTCGAGGACGAGTCCAACGAGGCCGTCTAA